In one window of Poriferisphaera corsica DNA:
- a CDS encoding HAD family hydrolase: MKAIVFDFDGVVFDSEPVHFQAFLMVSKGLGIEFDYQKYLQDFIGFDDRDAFRVMLDMIGYQGDRAEKVAELCEQKQVAFETLVKAGVAKPIDGVMNFVEQLQKADVPFAVASGATRLDIELMLDSIGMRDAFDVIVTADDVAASKPHPETYEKAVVKLAEMYPTKLLATDNCIAIEDTATGIKSARSAGLQVLGITTSNEPDLLREAHRVIDCFDEINPEILKSWFVD, from the coding sequence ATGAAAGCGATTGTATTTGATTTTGATGGCGTTGTGTTTGATTCCGAACCGGTGCATTTCCAGGCTTTTTTGATGGTTAGCAAAGGGTTAGGGATCGAATTTGATTACCAGAAATACCTACAAGATTTCATCGGTTTCGATGACCGCGATGCGTTTCGAGTCATGCTGGACATGATCGGATACCAAGGTGATCGAGCTGAGAAGGTAGCGGAGCTATGCGAACAGAAGCAAGTTGCTTTTGAAACATTGGTTAAGGCTGGCGTCGCTAAACCCATTGACGGTGTGATGAATTTTGTTGAACAATTACAAAAAGCGGACGTTCCATTCGCGGTTGCGAGCGGAGCTACACGTTTGGATATTGAATTGATGCTCGACAGCATTGGAATGCGTGATGCGTTTGATGTAATTGTTACTGCAGATGATGTAGCAGCGTCAAAACCACATCCAGAGACTTATGAAAAAGCTGTCGTCAAACTTGCAGAAATGTACCCTACTAAATTATTGGCTACTGACAATTGTATCGCAATTGAAGATACCGCAACAGGTATCAAATCAGCAAGATCAGCGGGATTGCAAGTTCTGGGCATCACGACTAGTAATGAACCTGATCTACTACGTGAAGCGCATCGGGTGATTGATTGTTTTGATGAAATCAATCCAGAGATTTTAAAATCTTGGTTTGTCGACTAA
- the glmM gene encoding phosphoglucosamine mutase yields MGASEAPLMLSVSGMRGWVGQSLTPEVVARYGAAFGSWLKESLKSETKHPHVVIGRDSRPSGEMFENAATAGLTSVGCKVTKIGIASTPGVAIMGKHLQADGGVVVTASHNPIIWNGFKALRHDGVAPPADQAAIIIQRFQENDVQYVGVDELQPVSINHSAAEVHVEKVLEHVDIDAIKKAGLHAVVDSVHGAGGLEAKLLLDKLNVKITHLYAEPTGIFPHIPEPTKENLSELASVVKEVNADIGFAQDPDADRLAVIDNNGKYIGEEYTLALCAKHVLSNGDATAANLSTSRMLDDIAAAAGAKVYRSAVGEANVASVMKDQDAIVGGEGNGGIIWSKVIHVRDSLVGMALLCEMLAHQNTTLDKIAESIPAYSIVKDKINLELGMADKIKPTMLEVFHDQRIDTQDGVRVDWPDKWVHARTSNTEPIMRIIAEAKNEKEAIDLINQVRDALGFNRYPE; encoded by the coding sequence ATGGGCGCGAGTGAAGCACCATTGATGCTTAGTGTGAGTGGGATGCGAGGCTGGGTTGGTCAGTCACTGACACCTGAAGTTGTAGCGAGATACGGTGCAGCGTTCGGGAGTTGGTTAAAAGAATCGTTGAAGAGTGAAACCAAACACCCGCACGTTGTGATTGGCCGTGATTCAAGACCATCAGGTGAAATGTTTGAAAATGCAGCAACTGCCGGTCTGACGAGCGTTGGATGCAAAGTCACTAAAATAGGAATTGCGTCAACGCCAGGTGTTGCAATTATGGGCAAACATCTGCAAGCAGATGGTGGTGTTGTCGTGACCGCTAGCCACAATCCAATTATTTGGAACGGTTTCAAAGCGCTTAGACACGATGGTGTTGCACCACCAGCGGATCAGGCAGCAATCATCATTCAGCGTTTTCAAGAGAATGACGTTCAGTATGTTGGCGTGGATGAATTACAGCCCGTGAGCATTAACCACAGTGCTGCGGAAGTACACGTTGAAAAAGTACTTGAGCATGTTGATATTGATGCTATCAAAAAAGCGGGGCTTCATGCTGTCGTAGACTCAGTACACGGCGCGGGTGGCCTTGAAGCCAAACTGCTACTAGATAAATTGAATGTCAAAATCACACATTTGTACGCTGAACCAACAGGTATTTTCCCACATATACCGGAACCAACCAAAGAAAATCTGTCTGAACTCGCCAGCGTGGTCAAAGAAGTGAATGCAGACATTGGCTTCGCACAAGATCCTGATGCAGATCGTTTAGCAGTGATTGACAATAACGGTAAATATATTGGGGAAGAGTACACGCTTGCGCTATGTGCTAAACATGTATTAAGTAATGGTGACGCAACAGCAGCAAACCTATCAACGAGCCGCATGCTTGATGATATCGCTGCAGCAGCAGGAGCCAAGGTATATCGTTCCGCTGTAGGTGAGGCAAACGTTGCTTCTGTAATGAAAGATCAAGATGCGATTGTTGGCGGAGAAGGCAATGGTGGCATTATCTGGTCAAAAGTGATTCATGTTCGCGATTCTCTGGTTGGCATGGCTTTACTATGTGAAATGCTTGCCCACCAAAATACGACACTAGATAAGATTGCTGAATCAATACCGGCATACTCTATTGTCAAAGATAAAATTAATCTTGAGCTTGGCATGGCAGATAAGATCAAGCCGACAATGCTTGAAGTCTTTCATGACCAGAGGATTGACACGCAAGATGGCGTTAGAGTCGATTGGCCTGATAAGTGGGTACACGCACGTACAAGTAATACTGAGCCAATCATGCGTATCATTGCTGAAGCCAAGAACGAGAAGGAAGCCATTGACTTAATCAATCAGGTAAGAGATGCGCTTGGCTTCAATCGTTATCCCGAATAA